CAGGTGATTTCGATGAACGATCGTTTCTCCCACGACGCCCCGCTTGGCGAGCGCGACTCGCCGATCGCCGGCCGGCTTGCCCGGCTGCGCGAAGCGATGGCGCGCGCAGGGCTCGCCGCCTATGTCGTGCCTTCGTCCGACCCGCATCTGTCCGAATACTTGCCCGAGCGCTGGCAAGCACGTCAATGGCTGTCGGGCTTCACGGGCTCGGCCGGCACGCTCGTCGTCACGGCCGATTTTGCCGGCGTCTGGGCCGACGGCCGGTATTGGGTGCAGGCCCAGGCCCAGCTTGCCGGGACCGGCATCGCCCTCATGAAAATGGCGGGAGGCCCGCAGGGGCAAGCCTATGTCGACTGGCTCGCGCAGCGGCTCGCGGCCGGCGAGCGCGTCGGCGCGGACGGCGCCGTGCTCGGGCTCGCGGCCGCGCGCACGCTGCGGGAAGCGCTCGATGCGCGCGCCGTCGCGCTCGTCACCGATCTCGATCTACTCGAATCAGTGTGGACCGATCGGCCCGCGCTGTCCGCCAGCCCGATCTACGAGCATGCGCCGGCGCACGCCTGTGTCGAACGGTCGGACAAGCTCGCACTCGTGCGCGCGACGATGCGCGAATGCGGAGCCCAGTGGCATTTCATCTCGACGCTCGACGACGTGGCTTGGCTCACGAACTTGCGCGGCGCCGACGTCAACTTCAATCCGGTATTCGTCGCGCACGCACTCGTGGGTCTTGACGAGGCCGCGCTGTTCGTCGGCGCGGGCAAGGTGCCGCCCGACATCGTCGATGCGCTCGCGCGCGATGGCATCCGCGTGGCACCGTATGAGCAAGCTCGCACGGCGCTCGCCGCACTGCCCGGCGGCGCGACGCTCTTGATCGACCCGGGCCGCGTCACCCTCGGGCTGCGCGAAGCCGTGCCCGCGGCCGTGCGCGTCGTCGAGGCGGTGAATCCGTCGACGTTCGCGAAGTCGCGCAAGACGCCTGATCAAGCCGAGCGCGTGCGGCGCGCGATGGAGCACGACGGCGCGGCGCTCGCCGAGTTCTTCGCCTGGTTCGAAGCGGCGCTCGGCCACGAGACGA
The sequence above is a segment of the Trinickia acidisoli genome. Coding sequences within it:
- a CDS encoding aminopeptidase P family protein, whose amino-acid sequence is MNDRFSHDAPLGERDSPIAGRLARLREAMARAGLAAYVVPSSDPHLSEYLPERWQARQWLSGFTGSAGTLVVTADFAGVWADGRYWVQAQAQLAGTGIALMKMAGGPQGQAYVDWLAQRLAAGERVGADGAVLGLAAARTLREALDARAVALVTDLDLLESVWTDRPALSASPIYEHAPAHACVERSDKLALVRATMRECGAQWHFISTLDDVAWLTNLRGADVNFNPVFVAHALVGLDEAALFVGAGKVPPDIVDALARDGIRVAPYEQARTALAALPGGATLLIDPGRVTLGLREAVPAAVRVVEAVNPSTFAKSRKTPDQAERVRRAMEHDGAALAEFFAWFEAALGHETITELTIDERLTATRARQPGFVSPSFATIAGFNANGAMPHYRATAAAHASIEGNGLLLIDSGGQYVTGTTDITRVVPVGTVGAAQKRDFTIVLKGMIALSRARFPRGVRGPMLDAIARAPIWEAGIDYGHGTGHGVGYFLNVHEGPQVISHYAQPDPHTAMEEGMITSVEPGVYRPGQWGVRIENLVLSRADGETEFGAFLAFETLTLCPIDTRCVMPSLLREDERAWLNAYHETVRARVGPLVGGDAKAWLDARTQPI